aaaaaggtaagttctccgattccgttccaagaattaattatatgatctatatcatgatgttatgaagatgttattaatgaaattttatggtttgaggcagcccaaaacgttacgaaacagccaataagtttcagctgcgctaaaggaaattccgaggcaagttttggcgagttttggtgaatttcgggaaaggtaaagttttctgttttgaactggactttatgatgattttatgaagtatattacatgtcttaaaatatgctggaagtggaaaaaatgtataaggatgtttgacgttggaaacaaactaaatggaagtcgtagtagttaaatcgaagtcgcgtagtgtgttgttgttgtggtgctgcagtttggtggtggtttaattacgtgttgcagggctgtaaagtactcaaaaatggatgtgggtgctgctggttgcagctacacaaccctccgtttggtatgactacatattttacgaaataaaggttaaaaactctattttggtaccgtagtttggaatgagttgtatagagcttgtattgtgtaaagttgaagtgatttacttgtatacatgctgctggctgttgttgttggtatggttgttgacatggtggccgatttgaaaactcggggatgttcaagttacaggggagatgctgcccgattttcggtagattcggagctagtaataaactagtcgagagacatagataaggaaataattcctatggttacttgggtgtagagttggaaattggaaagtgaaagtttattaaccttagtattaatttcatgttaaataggttcaagagacgacgaggcgagcatagttaagagtaatccgtaagaggtacgtAAAGCACACCTTtcgttcttttggcatgtctttgtcataagtacgtaaagattatactttctcttcttttggcatgtatttgttataagtatgtaaaacctttctttcttttggtatgtttttgacataagtatgtaaagcatattcttttgattttcatgttttgacataagtatgtaaagctaatctttgttttggtatggtatttatgaaacaaaaatatgacttttatataatttcaaagaggttcctattcctagagccattaggatagccaattccttgatttccaaaaggtattttattatgcttcgatacgtctatatgattccagaagatttattctgatataatccagggtaacttttgaaaggtacttgacatgagtctcgtctcaatttttaaatgatagctcattctgattattccattgagtcttaaatatgatttaaattgcatatagtttctcactactccactcgtggatgcctcaatgcttccttcactgagcttgggccaggatatgttatcatgcatatttctctacattgttcgccgtgtcccgacgtgagggggcaggtatgacatgtacatggggtggtaaatgttatgccacggagttatgctgtgccatgtacatatatatttgtgatatcatatgatatgatatgattttatatggccatctgatatgatatgatttattacagagatattccctactctggtgttatgctgtgccgtggcgccgatgatgggagggcgaccacactttgttcaccgagtcccataatggggccggatatggcatatgtttttctgcatacattatctgaggttttgatcagcatttgatatctccggacattttgctcagttttgtacattctattacggtaatgactttacttattacaacccattatatgtggtttgataagcatttgatatttatggatattttactcatttttgcactttctgctctggaaataactttacttattacagttcatgctcTACATACTCGgaacattttccgtactgaccccttttcttcgggggctgcgttacatgcccgcaggtacagacgattggtttgctgatccgctcgcttagcacatccaccatgttggtcgacagttctcctttgttcggagtcctattttggtactgacactttttgttgtatatatatacgttgttcAGGGTACAGCGGGGCcatgtcccgtcatatgactaggatatcattctgtagaggtctgtagacatgagatgtgggttttgtatatatgttttggttttttttgtgtttcgtgatggcctattggccctcgtgcattatatctgtttagagatcccttctgatcattacctatgtttattcgtttaatgtactaagtggggctaaggttccgtatgggtgcccaaccaAGAATTAGCACATTGTTCTGTCAAGTTTTTGTCCTTGGTGGGTATAAAAGGGCTTAGATAGTGTACTGTGTCCCTTTACCAGGTTTAGTGGTATGCTATCCAACAATGGCATGTTTGTCGTAATTTTTGGATTCATGTGGGTCTAGGAAGGCTTAAATAGTTTAGCATGCTCATTttacaccttgtttggatgatCGTTACCCGTTGTATTGTATTatgttaatttaaatataatatttgttttgattgttacttgAATTATATCGTATCGTATCGTTTAATTCCATCATTAGTTTATAAAGAAAAGTCTCATTTTGTGTAACGACCGATTTGGTGTGATCGTGTTCttatcttaatattttcttctcattttgtctttacttattatttaataatcctattttatttttcaccCTTCCTTTTCATGGTAGCGCTAACACGTGTTCTACTTTTCTTGTAGATTAATCATTTAAACTATTAATGTGCGACATTATGTAACGGCGGAGAACGATACAATTATTCCAAACACtgtattcattaaaacaatacaataggatataatataatacaattcaatatattatgaaacaatatgtAACAACCATCCTGTAACGCCTTGAAAATTTCCATGTCAAGACCCGAACCATCCTTCATAGGCGTATAGGTTTGAACTCGACGACTTCTAATTTCATATAGGAGTTAgaatcaatttctaagtaattgaagtgtgttggatgtgtttaggggtcataagagatctctaacaccaagccaagacCAAAGAATTCCCATTGACTAAGTTTCCGGAATGAGTTCGtgtaagggtcaacttcaaacgaccatatctcctggAATATATtgaactgggtggaccacgacctaccaaattaaaggcctttgagtcttctttccaacgccaccaagattgcaatttttggagttccgagtcaaaagttatggccattttaatacagactagtactgcaggaatttcaggcctgggcaaaattcaggcttggcgctccagtggcgccccacgccactatagcgtcagaaaacagcctcagtagtttggggcttggcgcgacgcgccactatcagatgtgcaggtttttagcctattctggcttggcgctgcagtggcgcgacgcgccactatagcgccagcagggttttagcccattttccagatttttaagGGGCATTTTGGCCTTTCCTTGTGTGTTACCcaaagtgaggtcgttttggGAGGAAAATTCACCTAGTAAGAGACTCCTAAGCCTCCTTTcctcattcactctcactcacacTCTAAGAACAAAAGGGAACAAAAGCCCTAACCTCCCAAGTGCTCTCAAGCcttcttcctccatctccaagaagatcaagcctccatttcttttcaagtttttcattcaagagttgactcctcaaggtatgtgagctTCCATCcatggttcctttcacccatggagtccaaaagttctttttaaaatttatattaaaacttTAAGGGTGAATCTTCatgggcttttatatgatgactttaaatgcataaattatggtgtattttgagtttatttacctatattgatgtattttgactctcaattgcatgaattgaatgatttgctaatgtgcctctatgaaggcttgaagaAGGGTTTTGAATATGAATGGTGGattattttgagatgttttaaattgatgcatttcatcattctcttGCTTgcaataattcttcaaaatacatttaaaattaaagtaaagtgaaatgaagttggattgaaagtttatgaagcaaatgcccatgattaagggagtcttgagaaataattgaatgatgatgaaaaggCTTTTAGCCAAAGAAGAGATTCAACATGAAAGGATAACTCTCACAtagttgaatcaaataaaatatttaatgagctattctaccgaaaattgatttgatgtctaaagttatacaatgcttatgctattatgatatttaaatgttattccgtgggattgacctagcaccgaatgtagcatgtagatggggactcgacctaaggggtccttaagtaaagtctcatgatgcattaactatgcgccaacataggagcccttgtaggctagttaggctagtggatccacagtTAGtcaataaagttaaagttataaaacgttaaagttgacggagtcctACCcagcaagtagactccccgtgccaatatagggggttatgttggattccttgtaatagctctcatggtcttaaatgtcggttaggGTCACTTCCCtacaaaaatgaatattttaaagtttcctatgatcatgtttattacATGCATTcgcttatgcatattgcttagtcatgtttttttcttatgttcttcatttcatagcatactcacatacttagtacaatcaaagtactaacgcatactcttgcctacatgatattaccatgtaggaaTCGCCGTCGCTCCTcgatctcctccacgtggctaactCGTATTAGTTGAAGATTTGctagtggtgagttcccatgtttcgggaacaacatctccttttattctaagctttggttatgtagaatagtaagactttatttaaagcattttgtgacacttatattgagggtgatctaggaacatgtcttagcccccgccaagtctattagtagaggtatgtttggacataaatggataaatgtttttatttccgcttattattatttatcattactaatgaaatgcttaataaatgctaagaggcttgggtgaggtaccttcgggtgtctcattcgccgtgtcgcgtctaggccctaggcttgggtcgtgacacatccAAAGAAAGTGTTAAGGTATAGTGAAATGCTAGGCAATGAGGCTAGCCTAGTGGATATTGTTGTAATTTCTTGCCCTAGGTGGAAAAAGAAAGGCTTAAGATGGTTTACCTACAAGATTGTAATGTTCTTAGTTAGAACTTGTATGGTGATTCAAGATTATAAAAGAGTTTCTATTCTCGGATACATCAATTTACACAATGTATtagtcggatacatcactttatttGATGTACCAGaacgtcggatacatcactttacgcgatgtgtCAAttagatacatcactttatgcgatgtatcgggacgtcggatacatcacttacATCATTTATCAatcgaatacatcactttacaccATGTATTGATCAGATACATCATTTTACATGATGTGTCAGGACGTTTTGAAATGTATCCGGATTCTACcaaatttaagagatttttgtattttggaaaaGAGTAGGGATATGATGCAATTAAATCGTAACACTATGAGATTTGTGTAATCATACCTTTTATATTTTGTTGAGAAAATTACAGCCCAATATTTTGTGtcatctaatttacaaaatatgtacacaatttatAGAGCATATACTTTATACTAATATacatccctatacatataatgcatatgtatatacatacatatactcAATATATAGAGCTAAGTTTATATGTAGTGTATACTTTGTCCATGCTTAGTAAACTAGATAGCTGAATGATATATATTGATAGCTATCATTATTTTGTTCCCAAAtggttcaagaaaatttgagaaaaatttcactcagttcatttttatttgccttggtgatggatggattgacgcaacGAATTCAAGGTAAgatgccatggtgtatgcttttcgcggatgacatagtcctaatcgacgagactcgtagtggagttaacactaagctggaggattggagacataccttgaagtctaaagggtttaagctaaGTAGGaacaagacagagtacttagagtgaaagttcagtgagacaccttaggaggttgacgcggaagttaggcttggtgaccaggccatccaaaagaaaagtagtttcaaggaccttgggtctatcatgaaAGGCAccggggagattgacgaggatgtcacacaccgtattggggcagggtggatgaaatggaggtttgtgccaccacaacttaagggcaagttctacaaagtcgtggttagaccgactatgttatatggggtggagtgttggcctgttaaggtctctcacattcaaaagacgAAAGTTGTCGAGataagaatgttgagatggatgtgtgggcatatcaggagcgacaggattagaaatgaggctattcgggacaaggtaggaatgacctcggtggaagacaagatgcggaaaatacgactgagatggtttggacatgtgaagaggagagacatagatgccccagtgcggaggtatgagaggttggccatggatggtttcagaagaggtaggggtaggccgaagaaatatggtggagaggtgattagacaggacatggcgcaacTACAgcttactgaggacatgaccttagataggagggtgtggaggacccacattagggcagaaggctagtacatagtctcgttattctatcttattagtaggcgcattagcacactataatttcttgtgctctgatttctgctattatctattactttctgtactttgattactctattttatttgtatcactCTTGTTATTGGCTTtaccatatcgctttgaacttcttaacttcttagccttatctaacctctttttatgcttttattgagccgagttTCTTccagaaacagccgtcctaccttggtaggaataaggtctgcgtacactttaccctcccagaccccatgttgtggaatttcactaggttgttgctatttttgttgttgttcacTATACCCCTTTTAACTTTTAAGTGTTGGGAAGCAGGTGAAGATTTAACAAAAGGTATCTTTTAAGTCTTATTTTTAAGGTTGAATTCATCGGTGACTCTTTAAAGTTGGCATcaattttcacttagacacatcaactaggctttgttcattttagacacctcatgttAGGCTCCGCTGTgttattttgacatttttttgacAATCAACTAAAATTACAAAGTGTGTGTATTACACTCGCTGATGGTGTGGCATGATGACTAATTAAAAGATAACATGTGACATTTgggtataaaataataattaaaagataaattataaaaaagttaaaagaaaactatttttcataaaaaaaaataaagctaTTATCTAAACCCCTACCCCACCAACCTGCCCAACCCCTCCTTCCCTAAGAATTCCTCCCATAGCCATTAGAACTCCATTATCAGTGACCATCATCAACTCCActgttttacttttttttttaattcatataaGGTTCATGGATataattcaagaacaagaagctaCACAATACATTATATACCAAAATGCTAATAGTTATTAACCAAAAGAAttgcaataaaaaaaatataaaatgaataggtaaaatttaaaattagtggactaaaataataacttttaattttatttttgcataTGAAATGAACGGAGTATTAGATTAACAAATTTGTATAGTCGTTGATGAAAAAAATGGAGTGTTAGCCAAAATTTCTTGAAACTCAAATCTTATTTATTCTCTTGAtgaacttcttcttcttttttctgtcAATTTTGATTAATATGATAGATCTATAATTACATTGATTTAGTAATATATTGGGATAAAATCTTCAAAAGAACAAGATAATAATTGTGAAAGATTCGTTAATGGTAGAATATTAAATAGAGAAGATAGAGAAAAGAATAAAGAACaagaaagatgaagaagaaggaggaaataaaaaaataatttttaggcTCTTCACGCGCTTATTTGGAGTGAAAATCACACAAGTTGCCAAGTAagcaaaaagtgtcaaaataacaCAGTCCAACCTTATTTTAGGTGTTCAAAATGTACAGGGCTTACTTGAGGTGCCTAATTAAAAAAtcgtgccaactttagggggttGCCGATGGGTTCCGCCTATtttgagataagtgtcaaaattcacacttgaactatccttttttttttgaatttcatacataaactattaggagtgtgagtttcatacctaaaccaTCACTTATTAGTTTAAGAAACACACACCtcagtggtgtgtgtaatacactctctcttttatttgaaaaaatattgtcGCATGGCATTGCACATGAAGGTGTGTGTCCACTGAGGTGTGTGTTTTCAAACTAATGagtgataatttaggtatgaaacatCGAAGAGTGATGagtgataatttaggtatgaaactaatGAGTGTTTTTCAAACTAATGAGTGATAATTTTGTTGCCGCTATTATTACCGCTAACGTTCATCGATTTTCATTgcgctttttttttttcatattagcAATATGTTGCAACAAATGTCCAATCTGTTGCAACATATGTAGTCATCTGTTGGAACAGATGACATATATTGCAACATATAAGATACCTGTTAACATATGACTTAGCTGTTGCAATAAATTTAGCAATTGTGAAGTGAAGGAGAGGGTGGTTATGATGgcaaaaaaatattgatattgattatAACATCGAAGATGGAGGTGGTGGTTGTTATGGAGGCGACGTTGGAGGAGAAGGAGGTGGCAACAGTGGTGGTGATGGAGGAAATACAAGGAAGAATTGGTTGTGATGGAGATGGTGACGACAATGAAAGTGGAGGTGATGGTTGTTGTGACAACGACAGTGGAGGAGAAAGATGTGGCGatggagaaagagaaagaggtgGCAACAGTGGTGGTGGAGGAGAAAGTGGTAGTAGTGGAAGACGAGGAGATGGTGGTGATAGAGGAAGAAAAGGAAGagttggtggtggtggagaCGGAGATGACGGTGATAACGACAGCAGAAGGGGAGGGGATGCAAACGGTAGAAGGGTAGGGTGGGAAGGGGGAGGCGGGAGGGGTGGGATGAGAAAAATAGGATTTGtgtgtaaataataaaatttgagggTTTTAAAATTAGTATCATTAGGACTGGTCTTAAAATTATCACCTCTACTCAATAATTAAGACTTGAAtcactttttcttaattttgaaaCTCTTTTGTCACtcttaattaaaattttcgGAATGCAATACCCCTCCGCGTATTAGACAGGAACAATAacttatcattttttttgtagttttttatttttagaactAAAATATGGAAGTAGCTATTATATATTAATGTCCCCTTTTCGTATCCAGATGAATATAAGaccattataaataattttgcaATGAGttctatataataaaaaataaatatttatctaaaaCAAACATAGAATCTGCAGCACACCTTTTTTCGGCATAATGACATCCGACAAGaattgtttgatttttttcttcccTTTTTGCGCTGACAACATAAATGTTTAGCTAAAAGCCGAGGTTAAACAAGAATTACAATCAAAAGGGAAAATCTCACCTTTTGACTAATTTTGATGGTTCAGGTTGCATAGAGCGATCTCAAACCACTGGAATtattagaataaaataataggCATTATGTCCACTCTAATTCAAACGGAGCAACAGGAGATTGAACACACTTAGTCATTCATGTTGAAGCTCATTTATGTTGTAAATTTTGAATGATTTTATTtagatatatatttaattattaggggtcatttggtttgaataagttatgatgagattagttatgatgaTAGAAGTTATACTGAGATTATTTTTTGTTGActgtttggtttgttgtattcaaaatagCATGCATTACATCAATTTTAAGAACAAgttatttgtttacaaaaatactcttcaatttatttagttttttatattttctttgcaagctttaaatatttatttttaaaaataaaactttcatcttatttaacttaaatatttttatatgtgcATTCTCATGATGATGACATAAAGTCACCATTGAAGTTGTCCGCTTTTTTCAAAAAGACACCTTAACTTTGCGGGTGTTCTATGACCCCCTAAACAATTTTAAAGTAATACTATTGCTTCATTTTTTCTATCAGCTccacttttaaaaaaagaagtgaTGTCACGCACCAATTATTATGTGACACGTGTTgctttaaatttaaatatatattttttaattttaagtttttctttattcttttttctctctctcactTTTTGACTTTTTCCCACGCTATTCACCCCACGTTCCAACCCCTCTCccaatttattttctttgttcttCTTCACCTCCCACCCTCACCCCCACGTTCAAGCCCTCctccattttttttctattttttcttcttcaattaacTTCCTTTTCTCTTAATGACACATTAATTAACAAGGTcacattaattaatattatagataaaaaaaatagtgaagTAGATCATAAAAGTGGaggaaaattttaaaacatttgtcgccgaaaaatattttttcgcgGGATAAAATAGTGACTAGTAATGATCATCTCCCTCTTCATTTATTCCTTT
This sequence is a window from Solanum dulcamara chromosome 10, daSolDulc1.2, whole genome shotgun sequence. Protein-coding genes within it:
- the LOC129869746 gene encoding uncharacterized protein LOC129869746, with product MEVVVVMEATLEEKEVATVVVMEEIQGRIGCDGDGDDNESGGDGCCDNDSGGERCGDGERERGGNSGGGGESGSSGRRGDGGDRGRKGRVGGGGDGDDGDNDSRRGGDANGRRVGWEGGGGRGGMRKIGFVCK